ATTGCGCTAATAAACACAATTCCACACAAAATTATAAATCGCCCCAATTTCACCTTTGGATTCTGATTTTTGATAAAGAAAATATAATAATATAACATCCATATAAAAGAAAAAGGCATTACGTATCGATGTCCTATAACCTGAATAAGAAAAGAGGCTGGTATAAAAATTATTGGAAAAAATGCAATTTTATTGAGAAACCTAAATTGTGGATCTTCTACAATTTCAGGGTTTTTCTTTAATAAAAAAAATGTTTCGAAGTATAAAAATCCTGTAAACAAAATATAAGGAATCGCATTAAAAAGACCTCCAAGAAAACTACTTCCTGCATTAAAATAGCCTCCGTAATGACTTAAAATTTCACCTAAGGTCGAGTTATAAATATAGAATGTAACTAGAAAGACAAGTAATGAAAAACTAAGAATATAAGTATAAAACTTCTTTGCTGGCACAAAATAATATACAGGAATGCAAACAAGTAAAAATGAAAGCCCGGAATGGCATATTATTGATAGGATGATGCATATTATTGACAGGATATATTTTTTCTTGTAAAAAAGAAAATAAAAACCACTCATTAGGATTGGAAACCCCATATAGTATCTGATCTGGTTAGCCAAATGTACATTGTCAAGTATCAGATATGCTAAAAAAATAAAGAAAATATTCCTTGTAAATCTGGAAATAAAAAAATAATACAAACTAATTATAAGAAAAATATGAAACTGGTAAAGCTCAGTATACTGTAAATTCAGACCTTTCTTAAAAATCAATGTGAGCCAATAAAAAACAGGATCTGTAGAAGTTTCCTCTCGTTTAAAAAACAAATAATACATACCCCAGTCTGCGGTATAGGTAAGATCCAGAAAACAGTATAACAAGCCTACAAATAAGAGACTATTAAATACATAGGCAATAAATCTTGAAGGTAGTCGCTCAATAAATTGTCCTACATAAAATAAAATAATGGTGAAAATAATTAGAATAGCCAAATCAAATTCTTGTTTTATACATTTTTTAGTAATGATAGGTTTTTATTTATGTCTTCACTATAAAAAATATCAATATTTTTCTTTATAAAATCGTCAGTAAGACTATTAAAGTCTAATTTCAATAGCTTTTCAATAATCTCATCATTAAATCTTTTTTTAATTATTTTTGCGGGATTTCCGCCAATCACTGAATATGGAGGAAAAGATTTTGTGACAATAGATCCGGCAGCCACCACGCACCCCTGACCTAGTTTTACTCCAGATAAAATTAAACAATCTGTTCCTATCCAAACATCATCTTCCAGAATAATGTCACCTTTAGAAAAAGCTTCTTCTTCATTTAGAAAAAAAGATTTAAATGGATATGTCGATATAAAGTTAGAAAAATGATTTCCGCCTAGAATAAATTTAACACCTTTGGCTATGGAGCAAAAAGAGCCTATACATAAAAATTCATCTTTTTTCCGAGTATAACTATATACTTCTAATGGTCCATATGTATTATTACCTACCAGAACCTTTTCTAAGGGAAAAATAACAACAGGATAAGTAAAATTATGCTTGTTAATTTTCTTCCATCGATAAGTATAGATTCCTAATAATACAGGATCATAAAAAATTTTTAAAAAAAACTTTACAATATAAAAAATCATCTCTTTAAAAATTTGCTATAAACAATAACTAATTCCCTCCTAAATATGATATAGTAAAAAAGACTATAAAATATTAAAAAAACTGATATCGGTAGTATACTATTAAACAATAAGGAGCTACTGATTTCCATGATTTGCAAAACACCAAAAAGAATTATAAGTCCTAAGATAAGATATAAAATAATGTTTAGACTTTTAAAAAAACTTTGTCTGGTAATATTAGAGACAAAATATGACGTAATGATATATTGAATGAAAAATTGAATAAAAATACCCAGACAAATACCATTTATGCCATATGAATATAGTAATAAAAGGATTACAATACCTATTACTTTGGTTCCAACCTCTATCCAAAAAAAATTATTTGTCTTACCTAATACTTGAAAAACATTCATATTTAGAACAATAAGCGGATAAAAGATGATTGAACCAAGTAAAATCTGAAAAGGCAATACCATGTTTTCCCAATCCTTGGATAAAGAAAAAATAATAATTTGATGTGCATAAATTATGACTATACTTAGCAAAGGCATCATCACTGTAAATATTATTTTATTAAACAGTAAAGTGTTCTGGAAAAGTTTTGATTTATCTGTTTGAAGTCCCACATAGTAGGGAAACAAAACTCTCTGGATAACATTTGTAAAAATAGAAGCAGGAAATATTGTAAATTGATAACTTTTTGTGTAATATCCCAATTCTTTTGCAGGAAAGAATTTCCCTAAAAAAAGTGAATTCAAATTAATATAAATAGAATTAAAAATACCTGCATATAGTAATTTTGAACTGTATTGAAAAAGATTTTTAAATGTTTGAAATGAAAATTTCTCCTTTGGATACCATTTTAAGTTAATAATTAGAAAAACGAGTGTTAACAGATTAAACAGTATATTCTGTGTGATCAAAGACCACAATCCAAAATTACTTACTGCCATTCCAATTCCAATAATACCAGAAATAAAAATAGCAAAAAAGGAAAATTTAGCCTGTGATTTAAAATCAAGATTTATATTAAGCCTAGTTTTATAAATAACAGAAATACTACTAATAATAATAGTAAAAGAAATTATTCTTATGTACAGTGTAATGTTAGTTTTAAAAAAAGTAGCTATATATGGAGCCAATATAAAAATAAATAAATATGTAATCACTCCTATCATTATTGATGCATAAAAGGCTGTGGAAAAGTCTTTTTCATTTCTATTTTTATTAAAAATCAATGCGCTTCCCAACCCACTATCAACAAATACCTGGGATAATGATATAATTATCAATAACATCCCCATAATACCATATTCTCTTGGACTTACAAATCTAGCTAGTACAATTTCAATTAGAATCTGTACCCCTACAATAAGAAATTTATCTACTGTACTCCAAACTAACCCTTTGTAAAGTTTATTGTTAGAGATCATTTTTTAAAGTGCCACCATTTCTTCTTATCACTATGGTAGCCATAGCCATATTGGTTGGAATATCCAAGGTTATTTTTATTAATATCATTTAGAACAAAGGCAACGTTCTTAATACTTTCACTCTCAATCTGCTTATTTGCGAAATCTATAAAATCTTTTTTACTAACTTCTGATCTAACGACATAAAGAGTTGCATCTGCATGTTCTGCAATTAAAAAAGAATCTGTTACTAATAGTAGAGGTGCAGTATCTATTACAATATAATCATATTTTTCTTTAAGTTGTTCTAATAGTTCAGCATATCTGGAATTTTGTAAAAGATCCACAGGATTCGGCGGAATACTTCCTGAATAGATAAAGTCACAGTTTTCATTAAATCCACTTTTAAAAATAATATCTTCTACCTTACCAATATCTCCGTACAAATATTCTGTTAACCCTTTTAGATTTTTAGATTCTTGGTGATATCTTTGTAATTGAGGATTTCTGATATCACTTCCTATTACAATTACTTTTTTAAGTGATGAAGCCAGTGCCAATGCAAAGTTTACACTAATAAATGTTTTACCCTCACCCTTCACAGATGAAGTAACCATAATTACCGGAGCTTTATCATACTTTGGAAGCATAAATTTCAAATTAGTAACTAAAATTCTAAATGCTTCAGCAATAGGTGTTACATCATTAAGTTTAATAATTTCAGATTTTTTATTCGCAACATGCGGTATCTCAGATACAATTGGCCTTGAAGATATTTTTTCAATATCTTTTCTATTAGATACTTTATTATTAAAAAGAATCTTTAAATAAATAATTGAAAATGCTAATAAAAATCCGCCTAATAAAGCAATAGCAAGAGTAATCGTTTTTCTAGGGGCCACCAACTTTTTATCTACATATGCTCTATCAATAACCCTTGCCTTTTCGGCAGTTATCGCCATAGTAATTGCGGCTTCTTCTCTTTTTTGTAAAAGCAATAAATATAAGTTTTCTTTAATTTGTTGTTGCCTTTCAATATTTCTAAAAAGCTTTTCCTGAAACGGTATCTGACTTATTTTATGTTCAGAGTTACCCATTTCAGATAAAGTATTATTTTTTGCGATTTGCAATGTTGTCTGATTTTTCCGCAATCCTTCACTCAACGCGCCCTTTAAATCATTCAACTGCTTGTCAAGCTCTTTTACTACTGAGTTATTTTCAGTAGCGTTTTCCAAAAGCTTATTTCTTTTCATAACAAGCAGATTATACTCCTGTATATTTTTTGCTGCCGCTTCGTTATCTAACCCTATGTTTAAAGGCAATACTTCACTTACATTTTTGCGATCAAGAAAGTTTTGTAAAATTTTGTTTAACTCAAGCTGAGTATCAAATTCTAAAGCTTTAGCCCTGGTTTGTTCCTTAAGCTGAAGATTGATTTTTGCCTCACTGCCTAAATCTACTATATTATTATTTGATTTAAATTTTTGCTTTTCAGTTTCTACATCTCCCAACTCTTTTGAAATCAATAATATTCTTTCGTCTATAAAGTCCTTAGTCTTTTTTGATTCAGAATTTTTATCATTTATAGCATAACTATTATATTGACGAACCAGAGCATTAAGAAAATCCTGTCCTTTTTCCTTATTAGGAAATTCTACTGAAAGACCTATAACAGTTGCATCTTTGTCTAATAGACTAACTTTTAAGGCACTTCGGTAATCAATAACCATTTTATCAAAATCATTATATGAAAAATATATTCTTTCCATATTTATTTCTGACTTTGCCTTATAAAAAGGATTTTTACTAATTATCACATTTGCAAATGGAAGACTTATAGTTCTTCCGAAAGTTCCTTTTATGTCATTGTCCCAGCTCTTTGAGGACAACACTATTTGATTGCCTTTAACAATAATATCAATTGGCTTCTGAGGCTTCTCAGGATCTTGCCCATCCCCCTTTTCATTAATTACATTAAAAATATATGGATTAGTCTGACCATATAGCTCCAGATCATAATATTTTTGCTTTGCAAAGACTGTTATTTGAAAATTATGCTGTTTGAGTACATCTTCAATAATAGTTCTAGATTTAAAAATTTCCAGTTCATTTTCGATACTATTAGTTCCCATGTTGGTCAATGCTCCCAAACTTTGTAAAACACCGAAATCACCGGAGGCCGATGACATTTTCTTAGCATCTTTTATTAATACCGAATTTTGAATTTTATAAACTGGAGCTGTAGTTTTTATATAATAAACAGCAAAAAGAAGCATTAACGCAATAATTACTGCAAAATACTTCCATTTATAAATATATGGAAGTATAAAATCTTTTAAATCAGTTTCCTTACTGTAATTTTTATCCATTTTTAAGGATTATATTATCAAATTGAAGATTAAGTTTTGATCTTATTTTAAAACGTCTGCAAATATATCTAATATTTTATAATTTATTTTTAATACTTATTAAATATATTGTACCAGAAGTATTTTTCGGTTATATCATTTAAAAAAAATGCTATTATACTATAAATAAATCAGCAATTATAATTACATATGTATCTTGCTATTTTATTTTATAAGTCAACATCAAACCACCCCGGGTAGGAATCAGCTCTCCACTTTTATTAAATTTGGTTGCTCCTTCGTACCTCTGATTATTATCTTTAAAATATCCTTTATAGAAGGATTGTGTAGTCCCTATTCCTGCATACAGATCCAAACCCCAACGATCATTAATAGTAAAATGATATCCTCCACTTACACCAAAAATAAAAGAAATTCCTTTCTGATATTTTCCAGTAACTCGAACACTCCCATCTGAAAGTATCTCGGGGTTACCAAATTCATCTACTACTGGTTTATCATTCCAGTAATTCCATTTTTGAAGATTAAATGCAGTCATGGAAACATAGGTGCCTATATACCACTTTTTCATTTTTTCTCCAAAATAATATCTTCCTTCGAGAGTTCCCATATAAATCTGCAGATTCCTTCCAGCAAAAGATTTCCATGGGGAAACAAACGCTTCGGCTTGTAATGAAATCTTATTTGTAATTGGCTTTTCAACGGCAATATTGTAGATACCTATCGGAGCAAAAAGAGTGTTTACTTTTACTTCTATTTGTGCATTCAGGACAGATGCCAGAAATAAGCTGCTTATAAAGCATAGTTTTTTAATCAGAGATTTCATTAGAATATAACATTTTTCTTATTAATATATTATGTTTTGAGTACTGAAAAGGTCTTGAGGAGTATATAAAGGTCATTTTTAAAGGAAAGATGATGATAGTAATCAAGGTTCATTTTTACTTTATCCGGAAATAAAATCTCATCATTATATTGTAAAGGATTTTTCTGCTGAGCAAGTATTTGTTCTTCATTCCGATATTTAATTCCTGCTTCACTGGTAAGCCCTGGTTTAATAAGCAGAACAAGGCGATTTTCTCCTTCAAGTTTATCATAATACCCGGGAATATCCGGGCGAGGTCCAACTAAAGACATATCCCCTTTTAAAATATTAATCAACTGAGGAAGTTCATCCAGTTTATATTTTCTCAGCCATAGGCCGATCCTTGATTTTCGAGATGTTTTAGGATCCAATGTTCTGAATTTGTAGACATTAAAAATTTCACCATTCAAACCTATTCGCTTCTGAACAAAGATCCCAGGGAAACCGGTATCTATAGAAGCTATAATTACTAATAAAAAAAACAGAGGTAATAAAAGAATGACAGCAAAAAAAGCTATGCTGTAGTCCATCAACATCTTCCAAATAGGGTATTTTTTCACAATCTCTGGATTCATTACAAATATATGAAATATGTCTCTAATATGAGAAAAATAAGCAAAGTGTACCGATTTATTAAAAAAATATTCACCTGGAATTTATATACAATGACTGTGACATATTTTAGAATCAACTGTGCTTGAAAAAATCTTTTAAAACTCTAGCAATCCTTTCTTTATGCTCAATGGAAAGATTAGATCCGGAAGGTAAACAAAGCCCCGAATTAAAGAGGTTCTCAGCTGTTTGTCCTCCATAATATGGAAAGTTTGAAAAGACAGGCTGTAAATGCAAAGGCTTCCAGAGCGGTCTTGATTCTATATTATCATTAAGAAGAGCGAGACGTAAATCCTCTCTTGTTTTTCCCGTTTTTTCAGAATTTATTGTGATTGCAGATAGCCAATGATTCGAGTAGAAATCTTCATTAGGTTCTGTAAAAACATCAACTCCGTCTATATTTTCAAATAGAGCAGTATAAAAATTATGGATATCTCTTCTGGCCTGAATCCTATTATTTAGAACTTTCATTTGTCCACGTCCTATTCCTGCAATAATATTACTCATTCTATAATTATATCCTGTACTCGAATGCTGATAATGAGGAGCATCATCTCGGGCTTGTGTAGACAAAAATATCGCTTTATTTTTATCTTCTTTAGAATGGCATATCAATGTCCCACCACCAGATGTTGTAATAATTTTATTCCCATTAAAGGATATGATACCAAATTGACCAAAACCACCACAAGGCTTACCTTTATATCTGGATCCAAGTGATTCCGCAGCATCTTCTATCACCGGGATCTTATATTTTTCTGCAATAGATAAAATTTCATCCATTTTGGCAGGCATTCCATAAAGGTGTACAACAATAATAGCTTTGATTTTTTTTCCTTGTAAAAGCCTGTCTTTAATAGCCTCTTCCAAGGTAACAGGGCACATATTCCATGTTTCCGGTTCGCTATCAATAAAAACAGGATTGGCATTGCAATAGATAATCGGATTGGCTGACGCAACAAAAGAGAAAGTTGAGGTCAAAACATCATCCTCATTACCTACCCCTAAAAGCATAAGAGCCAAATGTATTGCTGAAGTAGCAGAATTCAGGGCACAAACTTCAATATTGCCTCCAAGAAAGCTCCTTAGATCATTTTCAAATTCATCAATATTATTGCCTATTGAGGTAACCCAGTTTTTCTGAAAAGCATCATCAATGAATTCCAATTCATTTCCTGAAAGATGAGGAGGGGAAAGCCAAATTTTATCGTGCATCGTGTGTTATTGAGAAGCAAATATAACTTTTCCTACTGAATTTTGACATTCATTTTTTCACTTATGGAAATACTGGTATTTTTTTAGTAAAATAGATTTATTTTTTGATTCTGTCTCCCTGACCTTTTCCACCAACTGTGGCAAAAATATATTTTAAGTAATCCGATACCGTTAGATTTTTAAGCATTTCAGCGTCTTTTTCTGCCAATTCAACCGGTGTTGACATATCAATTTCGTTGATTTGAGCCAGACCTGTGATCCCAGGAAGGAAATTATAAACCCCTCTTTTATCTCTCTCTTCAATCAAATCTGTTTGATTAAAAAGGTTAGGTCGAGGACCTACAAGACTCATATCCCCTTTTAAAACATTAATAAGCTGAGGAAGTTCATCCAGCTTAGACTTACGTAAAAATCCTCCGAATTTAGTTACAGAAGATGTACTTGAAAGATGCGTTGCTACAGATTTTGTATTCACATGCATCGTTCTGAACTTCATTAATTTAAATGGCCTTTTTTGCTTCCCCACTCTTTCCTGGAAGAATATAGGAGAGCCGGTGTCAAATAAACCGATAATATACAATATTACTCCTATTGGCCATAAGAATAGAATTCCAAAAAAAGAGAATAAGAAATCAAGTACGCGTATCATTATAATAAAATGTTTAAAAGTTGATTTTAATTAAATATTAAAACTTTGAATGGTCTTTGTTAATCCCTCCTGAACTGTTACAGGCAAAGATTTAATTTTCAGCTCTGTTTTTATCTTCTGATTGGAAACGACATAAGATTCTGTGAGCTTTTTTAAGCGTTCTGAATTTAGGGGTAAATGTAATTTGTCCCCCAATTTAGCCATTCCTTCAATCATTGTTTTAGATATACTCCACAACTTTGCTTTTTTATTTACTGCAGAATTAATTGTCCTGATGAGATCATTTGTCGATATAGCATCATCATCTGCGAAATTATAGATCCCTGAGGATACATTTTTATTCATGAGGATTTCATTGACAAGGAAGTTGAGGTTATCAATACTTAAAAAGGACCTCTTATTCCCAAATGCAGCTAAAGGCCATGGCAATCCTCTTTTCACCACTTTATACAATAAATTCAGATTCCCCTTATTTCCGGGACCGTGGATCATACATGGACGAATGATATATACTTTTTTGCCTTCTGGTAAAGATTGATTAAAAATATATTCTTCAGCTTCTTTCTTGGATTTCCCGTATGGAGTATAAGGGTTTGCTTCAGCTTCTTCAGTTAAAACATGATCTACTCTATCTGCTACAGCTTTTACTGAGCTAAAGTAAAAAAACTCTTTAATTTCTGAGTTTAAGAATTTGTTAAATAATTCAATTGTCAGATCCCTGTTTATTTTATAATACTCCTGGTCATCAGAAGTGTTGGATGTATCATGTGCCTTCCCTGCGAGATGGATTATTGCATCACCATGCATAGGAAATTCATTTCTCCAATTTTCATTTCGGAGAGATAAGGAAGTAACATGATGGTCCTTTGATTCTAAGAACGTTGAAAGATTTTTACCTAC
The sequence above is drawn from the Chryseobacterium daecheongense genome and encodes:
- a CDS encoding EpsG family protein, producing the protein MYYLFFKREETSTDPVFYWLTLIFKKGLNLQYTELYQFHIFLIISLYYFFISRFTRNIFFIFLAYLILDNVHLANQIRYYMGFPILMSGFYFLFYKKKYILSIICIILSIICHSGLSFLLVCIPVYYFVPAKKFYTYILSFSLLVFLVTFYIYNSTLGEILSHYGGYFNAGSSFLGGLFNAIPYILFTGFLYFETFFLLKKNPEIVEDPQFRFLNKIAFFPIIFIPASFLIQVIGHRYVMPFSFIWMLYYYIFFIKNQNPKVKLGRFIILCGIVFISAMFIYIIPGYLFPENHFMEEFLEMIKSSDNLKGMID
- a CDS encoding CatB-related O-acetyltransferase, encoding MIFYIVKFFLKIFYDPVLLGIYTYRWKKINKHNFTYPVVIFPLEKVLVGNNTYGPLEVYSYTRKKDEFLCIGSFCSIAKGVKFILGGNHFSNFISTYPFKSFFLNEEEAFSKGDIILEDDVWIGTDCLILSGVKLGQGCVVAAGSIVTKSFPPYSVIGGNPAKIIKKRFNDEIIEKLLKLDFNSLTDDFIKKNIDIFYSEDINKNLSLLKNV
- a CDS encoding lipopolysaccharide biosynthesis protein, with amino-acid sequence MISNNKLYKGLVWSTVDKFLIVGVQILIEIVLARFVSPREYGIMGMLLIIISLSQVFVDSGLGSALIFNKNRNEKDFSTAFYASIMIGVITYLFIFILAPYIATFFKTNITLYIRIISFTIIISSISVIYKTRLNINLDFKSQAKFSFFAIFISGIIGIGMAVSNFGLWSLITQNILFNLLTLVFLIINLKWYPKEKFSFQTFKNLFQYSSKLLYAGIFNSIYINLNSLFLGKFFPAKELGYYTKSYQFTIFPASIFTNVIQRVLFPYYVGLQTDKSKLFQNTLLFNKIIFTVMMPLLSIVIIYAHQIIIFSLSKDWENMVLPFQILLGSIIFYPLIVLNMNVFQVLGKTNNFFWIEVGTKVIGIVILLLLYSYGINGICLGIFIQFFIQYIITSYFVSNITRQSFFKSLNIILYLILGLIILFGVLQIMEISSSLLFNSILPISVFLIFYSLFYYIIFRRELVIVYSKFLKR
- a CDS encoding polysaccharide biosynthesis tyrosine autokinase produces the protein MDKNYSKETDLKDFILPYIYKWKYFAVIIALMLLFAVYYIKTTAPVYKIQNSVLIKDAKKMSSASGDFGVLQSLGALTNMGTNSIENELEIFKSRTIIEDVLKQHNFQITVFAKQKYYDLELYGQTNPYIFNVINEKGDGQDPEKPQKPIDIIVKGNQIVLSSKSWDNDIKGTFGRTISLPFANVIISKNPFYKAKSEINMERIYFSYNDFDKMVIDYRSALKVSLLDKDATVIGLSVEFPNKEKGQDFLNALVRQYNSYAINDKNSESKKTKDFIDERILLISKELGDVETEKQKFKSNNNIVDLGSEAKINLQLKEQTRAKALEFDTQLELNKILQNFLDRKNVSEVLPLNIGLDNEAAAKNIQEYNLLVMKRNKLLENATENNSVVKELDKQLNDLKGALSEGLRKNQTTLQIAKNNTLSEMGNSEHKISQIPFQEKLFRNIERQQQIKENLYLLLLQKREEAAITMAITAEKARVIDRAYVDKKLVAPRKTITLAIALLGGFLLAFSIIYLKILFNNKVSNRKDIEKISSRPIVSEIPHVANKKSEIIKLNDVTPIAEAFRILVTNLKFMLPKYDKAPVIMVTSSVKGEGKTFISVNFALALASSLKKVIVIGSDIRNPQLQRYHQESKNLKGLTEYLYGDIGKVEDIIFKSGFNENCDFIYSGSIPPNPVDLLQNSRYAELLEQLKEKYDYIVIDTAPLLLVTDSFLIAEHADATLYVVRSEVSKKDFIDFANKQIESESIKNVAFVLNDINKNNLGYSNQYGYGYHSDKKKWWHFKK
- a CDS encoding DUF3575 domain-containing protein, which produces MKSLIKKLCFISSLFLASVLNAQIEVKVNTLFAPIGIYNIAVEKPITNKISLQAEAFVSPWKSFAGRNLQIYMGTLEGRYYFGEKMKKWYIGTYVSMTAFNLQKWNYWNDKPVVDEFGNPEILSDGSVRVTGKYQKGISFIFGVSGGYHFTINDRWGLDLYAGIGTTQSFYKGYFKDNNQRYEGATKFNKSGELIPTRGGLMLTYKIK
- a CDS encoding sugar transferase, producing the protein MNPEIVKKYPIWKMLMDYSIAFFAVILLLPLFFLLVIIASIDTGFPGIFVQKRIGLNGEIFNVYKFRTLDPKTSRKSRIGLWLRKYKLDELPQLINILKGDMSLVGPRPDIPGYYDKLEGENRLVLLIKPGLTSEAGIKYRNEEQILAQQKNPLQYNDEILFPDKVKMNLDYYHHLSFKNDLYILLKTFSVLKT
- a CDS encoding aminotransferase class I/II-fold pyridoxal phosphate-dependent enzyme; amino-acid sequence: MHDKIWLSPPHLSGNELEFIDDAFQKNWVTSIGNNIDEFENDLRSFLGGNIEVCALNSATSAIHLALMLLGVGNEDDVLTSTFSFVASANPIIYCNANPVFIDSEPETWNMCPVTLEEAIKDRLLQGKKIKAIIVVHLYGMPAKMDEILSIAEKYKIPVIEDAAESLGSRYKGKPCGGFGQFGIISFNGNKIITTSGGGTLICHSKEDKNKAIFLSTQARDDAPHYQHSSTGYNYRMSNIIAGIGRGQMKVLNNRIQARRDIHNFYTALFENIDGVDVFTEPNEDFYSNHWLSAITINSEKTGKTREDLRLALLNDNIESRPLWKPLHLQPVFSNFPYYGGQTAENLFNSGLCLPSGSNLSIEHKERIARVLKDFFKHS
- a CDS encoding sugar transferase; the protein is MIRVLDFLFSFFGILFLWPIGVILYIIGLFDTGSPIFFQERVGKQKRPFKLMKFRTMHVNTKSVATHLSSTSSVTKFGGFLRKSKLDELPQLINVLKGDMSLVGPRPNLFNQTDLIEERDKRGVYNFLPGITGLAQINEIDMSTPVELAEKDAEMLKNLTVSDYLKYIFATVGGKGQGDRIKK
- a CDS encoding NAD-dependent epimerase/dehydratase family protein, translated to MNITITGASGFVGKNLSTFLESKDHHVTSLSLRNENWRNEFPMHGDAIIHLAGKAHDTSNTSDDQEYYKINRDLTIELFNKFLNSEIKEFFYFSSVKAVADRVDHVLTEEAEANPYTPYGKSKKEAEEYIFNQSLPEGKKVYIIRPCMIHGPGNKGNLNLLYKVVKRGLPWPLAAFGNKRSFLSIDNLNFLVNEILMNKNVSSGIYNFADDDAISTNDLIRTINSAVNKKAKLWSISKTMIEGMAKLGDKLHLPLNSERLKKLTESYVVSNQKIKTELKIKSLPVTVQEGLTKTIQSFNI